Part of the Cuniculiplasma divulgatum genome, AATAATTTCATCCTCCAGGTTGTTTGGATCTTTCAAATAAACGGTAGAGCGTGTCTCATGTTTACTGTTAAAATAGGGTTTAGAATATAATGGACCGGATGTCAGGAAGTTTAAAGAAAGGTCCATAACAAGGTTTTCCTGATAAAACAATTTCATTCTTTTTCCAGGAACAGACCTTCCTATAATACTAAATGGAAGATCCCATCTTTCAAATATTCCTGATATCTCATCGATGCTTTCCTGTTGAACTGCAAGGAGCATCCTCTCCTGACTTTCACTTATCCAGATTTCCCATGGAAGCATTCCCTGCTCTTTTGTGAGTACTTTATCAAGGTGAATTTCGCCACCAGCACCTCCTGCAAGACACATTTCTCCTGCTGCGCTTGAAAGCCCACCTCCTCCGAGGTCCTTCATTCCACTTATAAGTCCTTTATCATTGGCCTCTAGTATTGCCTTTATGAGTGGTTCCTTGACAATAGGGTTACCGAGCTGTACCGCTTTCCTGCTTTCTCGATCATCCTTTTCCAGGTTACGGGATGCAAAGTTTACTCCATGTATTCCATCTCTTCCAGTTTTGCCCCCAACAAGAATTAGTATATCGTGGGTTGAACTGACCCTGCTTCTGCTTATGTTTTTCTCTTTTATTACCCCAACGCATCCAACATTTACCAGTGGTATTCCCTCAAATTGCTTTCCAAAATATAGTGATCCTGCAACAGTTGGTATGCCTACCCTATTACCATAATCCCTTATTCCTGATATTATATGGTTAACTGTAAAATGTGTATTTAGATAACCTTCAGGTATCACACCCTTACCATTACCAAGGTACAGTGAATCTATGACTCCAATTGGTTGTGAACCCATACATAGTATATCTCTGAGAATGCCTCCAACTCCTGTTGCAGCGCCACCATAGGGTTCTACTGCACTTGGATGATTGTGACTTTCCATTTTAACTACGTAATCCAGGTCGTCCTTAACATTTACAACTCCTGCATCATCTTCCATTGCAAGTACAGTATATGGAGTACGAAGATTGGAAAGATATTTCTTCAGATAGATTTTAGATGATTTGTAGCAGCAGTGTTCACTCCACGCCTGACCCATTGCCTGTAACTCTGTCTCAGTTGGGTCTCTGCCCATATATAAAAAATAATTCTTAAGACGGATCATCTCCTCAATATCAAGCCCCAGCCCCATTTTTGAGCTTAGTTCCATGAGAGAGTCATTATCAAAATTCCCTATTGGGATGGCCCCATATAGAGGCGTTTCTGGTCCAGAATTCAAAACTACTCACCCAGGACGATTAACTTATAGTTATTTATAACGGGATTGATCAAAATGCTCTCTGCTATGGTTTTTGCCATATTTTTTGCCGTTTCTTCATCCTCAGAGAACTCCATTTCATAAACTTTTAACATTGAAACCTTATCAATGCTATAATAACCCAGAATTCCTAAATTGTGGTGAAGTGTAGTTGCCTCAGGATCCTCAACTCCGGGAAGATAACTTATTTCTAATCTGATCTTGACCATCTAAGTACCATATGTCATTATGATTAAATTATTTTACATTTTCTATAGTTCCTTTTAATGGTTTCATCTGCCATATAAAACTTCAACTCAAAAAATTTCATATTAGTAAAGGGTTAAATTTAGAGCTTTTTAATCTTTTAAATGATCATCTTATGGAATCTATTATTGGCTTTAGGGAAGAATAAACATCAACGGCCTGTTCGGCTAAGGTCCCTGTAACAATTATATCAGCACCCGCGTTACATATTTCTTTAGCAGATAATGGTGTCCTGATTCCACCTCCGACAATCACAGGGATAGAGGAGTATTTTTTAACTTCCTTTATCACGTTTGCGCTTATATGTGATGGTGCCCCGCTTCCCGCCTCCATATATACAAGCTTCATACCCAGCAGTTCTGCTGCAAGGGCGTAGTTAACGGCAAGAGATTTATCTTCTCTACCTATGAGCATTGCTTTACCAACCCTTCCTACGGTCATTCCCGGTTCGAAAATAATATATCCCATGGGGATAGATTCAATTCCACTTGTTTTAACAAGCTTTGCCGCTTTCACCTGATGATCCATTAAGAATTCCCTATCCTTAGAATTGAGAAGTGACATGAAAAATATTGCGTCCGCGTTTTTCGTGAACATGTCGGATGAACCTGGAAAGATGATTACTGGAAGTTCTGTTTTTGATTTAATTCTTAGGGCAGCCTCGTCCATCTCTTTTATGGTAAGATGAGTGCTACCACCCAGCAGTATGAAGTCAGTACCGGCCCTTCCCGCCTCATGGGCTATATTTGCGCTACCTTCAAATCCTGAGGTTGCTGGATCTATAAGGGTCATGTGAACCTTTCCCTTCTCCGATTTCTTAATAATTTGATCATATACATTCATGTTAATCCACCTATAGTAAATGATAAGAGACCGAGAATCATGGATAGTTTAGAGAACTGCTGACCCTTTTTAGCGCTCCTGTACTGGGTTATCATCGTAATCACAAAGAATATATCACACAACATGACTGCTAAAAGGTAATAAACTCCAAAAATTTTTTCTGTATAAGGAAGAATGGAAAAAGCCAGAGTTATGATAATAAATATTGTGGATAAGTTTAAGGCATTTCCCTTTCCGTGCACCCTGGGAAATGTCTTTCTGTCTACATCGCCATCAAAATCCTGAACGTCCTTAATTAGTTCCCTTGATGCATTTGAAAACATTGCCAGGAAAAATAGAAGGATAGTTTTTTGGGGATCATTGAAAATTACACCTCCATAAAGAAAGATAAGTCCTATAAGTGCACTCACTGTAAGATTGCCGGGAAGACCTGAATATTTTCCCTTAGTTTCATAATAAATGAGAAGTATAATTGCGGCCAGTGCAATAAATGTCCCATATAATGGTAAGAATACTATGGCTAGAACCACGGCGACTATGTAGGAACCTGAGAAGATATATGTTGCACTTTTTCTGGAAATTACCCCCGTAGGTATTGGTCTTTCTGGATGATTTACTTTGTCTGTCTCAGAATCCAGAACGTCATTCATTATGTTTCCTCCTGTCAAAACAAGAAATACAACCAGTGAAGCTATGGCAACAGTAAAAAGATTGTACTGAATTGAATATCCTATAGCCACCAGTGACGAGATTACAGTGCCTATAACTGCCATAACGGCATTAACTGGACGAAACAGCCTGACTATTGGATTCACTATGGGTTAAGTGTTAATCTTTATAAATTATTTCCCATATTATTCCGGACGGGTCTCTATTACGACTCAATTCCCAGTGATAGTATTTGCGTATAGATGATAGAACATTAAGATCTTTCCCTTAAAATTATCCTTTTTTCTGTTGTATAAGGGTATTTATGAGTTCTAAAGGTTTATCTGACTTAAAGCCCGTTGGGGAGAAATGTGTCCTTGCTACCTTAATTCCATTTTCTTCAGAAATCTTAACTACGGAATCAGTTGACGGCAGGTTGATCTTTCTCCTTGACATACTTTCGCTTAAGTCTGTAAAAAAAAGTTCCATGTCTTCATTCTTTAGTTTTCTTATAAAATCTGAAGTTTTTTCATACACTGTTGATGGAAAAACCATTTCTTTTTCGATGAATATAGTGTTCATCTTTCCAGACCAAATTGGTCCAATATATCGATCGGGATATACCGTATCTTTAATCTCATGCAAATTGATGTGCTTTAAGTTGAGAAGAGAGCTTTCTGCATCCTTTACGCTCTTGTTTATCCTTACTATAACCCTATAATAATGACCATGCCACATTGAGATCATTGGTTCCATTCCACAATCAAGAGTAGCGGCCCTTCTTGCTATAAATCCAAGTAAATTCCTGATTCCCATTTCATGTCGCAAACTATTATTTAGAACTTCGGTACCATATCTTCGTAGATTCTTATCCTTCAATGATCCTGAGAGAACGCTTAAATCTGTGGCTGTGAAACCAATATAACCATGATTGCTTACGTAATTTATGGCGATGTCCACAAAAGGTACGACTGAACCATATGGGTCCACATCGATAAAATCAAAGTGAAATTTTGATACAATTGATTCAAATGGCTCATTATATATCTCAATTTGGGATTCGTTACTTTTAGCATTTTCAATTATTTTTTGAAAAGATACGAAACTTCTCTCACTAACAACGGAACGAACGCCTGTCTCCTTTTCTGCTCTTAAAGCCCTTATTCCTGTTGCCCCAAATCCGTCCAGATACAATCTTGGTTTTACTGTGTTGATAAAAGATATGGTAAGATCTCTGTTTAACTTTTGAGAAAAGTTGAGGAAACCACTGGAAATCTTTCCTGGTCCCTTCTCTGGTCTGGATGACCCATCAGGAACGTTGAAATCAACCTCTACTTTTCCTTCTCTGTATATACTTATGACACTTCCTCTCCATTGAGTACTTTCATAACCCGGTATGGAAGTAGGCTTCTATTTATTGGTGTTATATCAAATACCCTCACACCTTCAAGAGCACGAATTTCCTGAAGCACCGGGTTTCTTGATTTCTTGTGAACTGTTACTATCATTGGTTTTGTGTAATTCAGGGTATCGTTAATTTCTTTCTGAACATTCTTGGTTGTTAACTCAAGTTTTCCGATTTCATCAATCACTATTACATCTGCAGTCTCTCTTGCTCTCTGAAGACTTGGGATGAGGATTTCTTCAAGAAGCTTAGTATCGACCCCAATCTTATCTATCTTCACTCTTGATACTAATCCAATTTCAGCAAATACTACTTTCTTCTTAGAGTATATATCAAAAATAGTGTATCCTGTGAGTCTATTCTGTTCGAAGACTTCCCCAACCAGAACTCCCTGTACTTCTTTCCCCTGATTTCTAATCATTTCCATTATTTTCGCAAGCGCATCTGCCTTTATGGACCCAACTGGCCCGGTTATACCTATCTTAACCGCCATTTTTATTCCTCCAGTGACATTAGTGGATAATCAAGTTCCTTTATGTATCTCATTCTAGCCCTTACTTCTTCCTGATTATATTTTATTGTGAGGTAAACATCAAGCATTTCTCCCTTAAGAGTGACATATTTATAATGACCTGTTGATCTTTTAACCATAGCTCTATTTATTTTAACTTCCGCCTTTTCTACAAAGGGCTGTACCATTACACTTTGTTTAATTGCAGTTTCTATTGCCTCTATGTTGGACAAATTCATTGGAACCCCAACATACTGATGATAAATGGAACCAAGCTTAATTCCAGCCTCAAATATTGCTCTTTCGCGATCAGTACAGTGAAAATAGGAGGCTGCTTCATCTACCATTTATCGGATATTTAAAAACTTGTAATAAAAGTTTTGAATTTTCTTGACAGTTTAATAATATGTATACTGTATGAATCTTTTTCATCTAAATTGATTGGGAATGCTTTTCGTAGAAAAATTTTATAACACAATTTGGAATATACTTCAGTAAAAATGGAGAAGAAGAACTATTTAGAGGGAAAGAAAGGCGTATCTTCCTATATTAATTACAGTAATGCCTTACTTGCCATAAGTTTCATATTTTTGATAATCGGTGTACTATTCTATCTCTCGTGGTCAATTCTATATAATACATGGTCAGACCCGGGACTCTATTCTTTTTGTCTGCCTATGGCAATATTCGGTATACTTGGAATAGCTTTCGTAAAATCTGGATCTTTTAACTAAAATTTTCAATCTCCCAGTCTGAGGCTATAATTTTTATCTTAGTCATTTCATCCTGAGAGAATAGAATTGTTTCTGAGAATGGACTATTTTTTCCACCTGAAAGGGACATATGTAGATTTTTTAAACCATAATCTGATAGATTAATACCAAATTTCTGAAGATTTGAAATTAGTTTATTCCTAAATATGAATATATTGAGTGAATTATTTAGAATCTTTTTTCCATTTTCTGTGGTGAAATCTGACGAATCCTGAGATACAATGAGAACAGAGGTAAGAAAGTGCCTTGAAACTTTTATCATCTCTACTATTTGTCTTTCACATTCCCTGTTTCTGAAAAATCTGTGACCCTCTTCAATAAGAATAATTGTTGGAACATTTCCAGAACGCTTCATGAATAATTCTGCATACAAGAGATGGTCAAGCAGATCATCATCACTGCATTTTCTTATTTCCATTTCGATATTTTCGCTTCTAGCTGATTCACCAGTGATATTCTCTCTCCAGAGTCTTTCATCGTATTCACCCAGAACATCAAGAACCAGAATTCTGGAAACATAACCAAGCACAATCATTCTTGTAAGTAGAATCTTCGAAAAGAAACTTTTTCCAGATCCTGTTTCGCCCATAACCAGAATATTGTGACTGCTCATAGGATATGGATCAAAAAATACAGGATTACCTGTAAGGTCTTCATTTCCAATAATTATCCCACTTCCTCTCGATTCAAACAGAATTGGAAAAAAAGAAACCAATTTAGATCTGGGTTGAGGGTATTCTATAAGTATTCGGTTCAGGTTGAACCAGTTAAAAGCAATGTTTCTTTGTTTTGGTATTACCAGCTCTATTCCCCATAATCTGGCATGATTTTGAAGTTGGTCTATAATTCTGGCAAGTTGGTAGAATTTATCAGATGAAACAGTTAATAGTAATTCCACATTGTAACAGTATTTATCGACATCCTTTCTGAACTCGGTTGCTGCGTCCACCTTATTTTTCAGAGTGTTTCCTATATGCCTTCCCTTTTCTGACAGTAATCTTTTGCGGGTTAGTATTGATGTAACTCTTCTTTTGAAGTGTGGATTTTCCTTTGAAATTTTTCGAAATCTAACAAAGGTATCAACTGCCAGATTTGAAGCACTAATAAATCGCGATATTTGAAATAATGAACCATTGCTTATTTGCGTTACCAAAAGTGTTATGGATTTCTGATTTCCCATAGAATGCATTCTATATCCATTTCTGTATCCCTTGATCTGAGACAACCTTTGCAATATCCTCTTTCTTTCTTCCCCATCAACAATGGTTGCCATTATTCCATGTTGTTCAAGATTTTCTATTAGGTTTAAGTGTGAATCATTTTCCTGAGAAACCAGTTCCATAGCTATATAAGACGTATTTAAAAAAGACTTCGCTCCAGCACCAATAACATTGTCAAGAGATTTTGTAATAGGTCCTCGATTATCCAGATTTCCATGATTCTCTTCAGATATGGATAACATTATGAATTTCTGATCAAGATACTCACTGATGCCGTTTATTAGGGATATTTGACTTTTAACCTTTTCCGAATTTCCATTCCATGAAAAATTTGCATCAAGTTTCAATATTAGGAATCTTTCCGTTGAAAACGGCTTCGTCGAACTGGAGTATCTAATTTTTATGAGGTAGTATGAAATTGAGAAGATTGCAGCTACTGAAATCAATACAATCATTATGAGTGGGTTTTGGTAACCATGAATAATGTATAGCAGGGCTAAAATAGAAAGAATTAAGACTACCACAGAGATTAATTTTTGATTATCAGCACTCCTGTAATCAAAGATATTAGATAATGGTTTAATGGGGTTTGCGATTTCACTATCCATCATAACCCTCATCTTTATCATTGATTCTGAAAAACTGGGGCTGATTTAATTCAGGATTTTGGGATTTCAAATTTCTTACCCTCTCTTCGTGCTTTTGCTTTTCCAATCTTATCCCTTTATCAAACGCAGTACTCAATAAACCATATCCAGATAGTAGAAAGAAGTTTGAGAATAATCCTGAATTGGATTGGTTTAACCTGTAAGATGTATATATAAAAGAATATGGCAAAATGGAAAGGAGAGAAAGGAAACCCAGCTGGATGAAGAAATATCCTGAAAAATTGAAGTAGAAGTATATTAACAGTAAAATTATAAGTGGTGATACAAGCAACTGCACATACAGGAGCCATAGTTTGACCACGAACTTTCTAAATGCATCTATTCCGGTTAATAGGGAAAGAAATGGGAGAAATATGTACAGAGTTATAAGAATGGCAACCCTGAGCATGAGAAAGCTCAGCATTGACATTGCGGCAGTAAGATAAATACCATCGAATACTATCTCAAGGATAGAGCTTTTGGATGAAAAGAAAGAAGATACATTTCCAAGCATGTATGAAATGGAAAAGTAATAAGACCATTTTGTTGATTGAGATAAAATGAGTTTTGACACGTCCATGGTTCCAATTGAAAAGCTATTAATGAGTATCATTGAAATAACAAAGAAAATGGCACTTTCCGAGAATTTAAGTAGAATTTCTTGAGATTTCCCATTTTTAGAAGATATCAGATAAAATGAAGAATAGATGGCAGAAAATAACAGTAAATAAGGAATCATAACAAATAGGTCAGAACGAAAAGTCTGTATGTTAAGATTGAACGCCTTCCAGAATTCAAAATCATAAGTGCTCTCTAATCCGTCATGAATTGCAATCTTCCATAGTGATGAAGAAATTAGTAATTCTAAGGATAAAATAAGTGTCCCTAAGGGAGACAGGATGGAAGAGATGCTTAGCAATTTTACCCAACTGCTATATACTTGAAAATTGCAAATAGGGTTCCACTTATCGCCAGAACATATATGAGGGTGCCAATTGCAGCATTTTTTGCTCTACCATATGACTGATACTTTCTTTGTTCATCTGCACTGAAGAAGGAAAACGCGATAGGAATCCAGAGTATAGCTATTATAAAAGCAGATATTCCAACAATAATGTCAGTTGAACGGGATATTAATCCTGTAAGGCTCGATGAAGATGTATAGTTTCTCATAGTTTCTAAAAAGTTGCTTAAATACAC contains:
- the purL gene encoding phosphoribosylformylglycinamidine synthase subunit PurL gives rise to the protein MNSGPETPLYGAIPIGNFDNDSLMELSSKMGLGLDIEEMIRLKNYFLYMGRDPTETELQAMGQAWSEHCCYKSSKIYLKKYLSNLRTPYTVLAMEDDAGVVNVKDDLDYVVKMESHNHPSAVEPYGGAATGVGGILRDILCMGSQPIGVIDSLYLGNGKGVIPEGYLNTHFTVNHIISGIRDYGNRVGIPTVAGSLYFGKQFEGIPLVNVGCVGVIKEKNISRSRVSSTHDILILVGGKTGRDGIHGVNFASRNLEKDDRESRKAVQLGNPIVKEPLIKAILEANDKGLISGMKDLGGGGLSSAAGEMCLAGGAGGEIHLDKVLTKEQGMLPWEIWISESQERMLLAVQQESIDEISGIFERWDLPFSIIGRSVPGKRMKLFYQENLVMDLSLNFLTSGPLYSKPYFNSKHETRSTVYLKDPNNLEDEIIEVIKDFNNSGKFPVIRQYDHTVRGNTVQKPFVGLPNKETHSDSSVLRMDDHSSYGLSLSSGSSVNATQIDPYNGTIWTLAKRFRNLLCSGTDPHSVIDSLNFGNPNDMTVMMQFKNSLEAIRDFCKFFSLPVVAGNVSLYNHIGKNNIPPTPNILMIGITDNYSEIFSPDFKEEGSTLYLLGSSGYSLAGSQYSIMRDEQTGSLEPMDLEELASFRRLIIKHKSSAMINSIHDISTGGLIISLLEMSFGSEKGFKVDISSISPVRVLNKLFSESGNRFIFEVARGKEAEFEEAFKGVMTRKIGIVEGKEAIVVNDEQIILHKSIESLRTIWETGLETIVG
- the purS gene encoding phosphoribosylformylglycinamidine synthase subunit PurS; this encodes MVKIRLEISYLPGVEDPEATTLHHNLGILGYYSIDKVSMLKVYEMEFSEDEETAKNMAKTIAESILINPVINNYKLIVLGE
- a CDS encoding phosphoglycerol geranylgeranyltransferase, whose protein sequence is MNVYDQIIKKSEKGKVHMTLIDPATSGFEGSANIAHEAGRAGTDFILLGGSTHLTIKEMDEAALRIKSKTELPVIIFPGSSDMFTKNADAIFFMSLLNSKDREFLMDHQVKAAKLVKTSGIESIPMGYIIFEPGMTVGRVGKAMLIGREDKSLAVNYALAAELLGMKLVYMEAGSGAPSHISANVIKEVKKYSSIPVIVGGGIRTPLSAKEICNAGADIIVTGTLAEQAVDVYSSLKPIIDSIR
- a CDS encoding UbiA family prenyltransferase, producing the protein MNPIVRLFRPVNAVMAVIGTVISSLVAIGYSIQYNLFTVAIASLVVFLVLTGGNIMNDVLDSETDKVNHPERPIPTGVISRKSATYIFSGSYIVAVVLAIVFLPLYGTFIALAAIILLIYYETKGKYSGLPGNLTVSALIGLIFLYGGVIFNDPQKTILLFFLAMFSNASRELIKDVQDFDGDVDRKTFPRVHGKGNALNLSTIFIIITLAFSILPYTEKIFGVYYLLAVMLCDIFFVITMITQYRSAKKGQQFSKLSMILGLLSFTIGGLT
- a CDS encoding class I SAM-dependent methyltransferase; translation: MPGYESTQWRGSVISIYREGKVEVDFNVPDGSSRPEKGPGKISSGFLNFSQKLNRDLTISFINTVKPRLYLDGFGATGIRALRAEKETGVRSVVSERSFVSFQKIIENAKSNESQIEIYNEPFESIVSKFHFDFIDVDPYGSVVPFVDIAINYVSNHGYIGFTATDLSVLSGSLKDKNLRRYGTEVLNNSLRHEMGIRNLLGFIARRAATLDCGMEPMISMWHGHYYRVIVRINKSVKDAESSLLNLKHINLHEIKDTVYPDRYIGPIWSGKMNTIFIEKEMVFPSTVYEKTSDFIRKLKNEDMELFFTDLSESMSRRKINLPSTDSVVKISEENGIKVARTHFSPTGFKSDKPLELINTLIQQKKG
- a CDS encoding NTPase, whose translation is MAVKIGITGPVGSIKADALAKIMEMIRNQGKEVQGVLVGEVFEQNRLTGYTIFDIYSKKKVVFAEIGLVSRVKIDKIGVDTKLLEEILIPSLQRARETADVIVIDEIGKLELTTKNVQKEINDTLNYTKPMIVTVHKKSRNPVLQEIRALEGVRVFDITPINRSLLPYRVMKVLNGEEVS
- a CDS encoding dihydroneopterin aldolase family protein, which gives rise to MVDEAASYFHCTDRERAIFEAGIKLGSIYHQYVGVPMNLSNIEAIETAIKQSVMVQPFVEKAEVKINRAMVKRSTGHYKYVTLKGEMLDVYLTIKYNQEEVRARMRYIKELDYPLMSLEE
- a CDS encoding helicase HerA domain-containing protein, producing the protein MMDSEIANPIKPLSNIFDYRSADNQKLISVVVLILSILALLYIIHGYQNPLIMIVLISVAAIFSISYYLIKIRYSSSTKPFSTERFLILKLDANFSWNGNSEKVKSQISLINGISEYLDQKFIMLSISEENHGNLDNRGPITKSLDNVIGAGAKSFLNTSYIAMELVSQENDSHLNLIENLEQHGIMATIVDGEERKRILQRLSQIKGYRNGYRMHSMGNQKSITLLVTQISNGSLFQISRFISASNLAVDTFVRFRKISKENPHFKRRVTSILTRKRLLSEKGRHIGNTLKNKVDAATEFRKDVDKYCYNVELLLTVSSDKFYQLARIIDQLQNHARLWGIELVIPKQRNIAFNWFNLNRILIEYPQPRSKLVSFFPILFESRGSGIIIGNEDLTGNPVFFDPYPMSSHNILVMGETGSGKSFFSKILLTRMIVLGYVSRILVLDVLGEYDERLWRENITGESARSENIEMEIRKCSDDDLLDHLLYAELFMKRSGNVPTIILIEEGHRFFRNRECERQIVEMIKVSRHFLTSVLIVSQDSSDFTTENGKKILNNSLNIFIFRNKLISNLQKFGINLSDYGLKNLHMSLSGGKNSPFSETILFSQDEMTKIKIIASDWEIENFS